TAATGCAATTTAGGTAAACTCTTGATCACAacactgaaaatattttcatatATTTTCAAAGTTGTGATCAAGAGTTTACCTCAATTGTATCTAACTACTAACACGGATGAACTTTCACGCTAAAGTTAATAATAGTTAAGGTTTCTTTCACAGCGCTAATTTTCATTACTTGGTGATGCTCAAGGCTTGCCAACAAGCCGTATTTTTCTACAATATATTGTGgagctttgtttttgaagtatgagacctattaaTTTTCATACATGAAGCACCAATGAATGGGTTacaagagcaccaaactcaagctttagtgtttctgttcaacagagtgtgggttcgagtcccggtctttaCACTTGTGTCTCTAagcaattgcttctctccacccaggggtaaatgggtacctgtgagggcagagatgattcttgtgattgattattGTAGCtcagtagcgcatatttgttgcacaggctgtacactccccagggagctgagatggtttaaggaatgaattaatggcccagtgaccaggggtagtaatgtttgaagcgctttgagatgccctctaggtgtgaaaagcactacataaaaactggttattattattattaatgtgcagctgatcaaaccaggaacatcattcaataagtgtactgggttatTTAACAGTTTAACATGCAtgcaatacacaacacacgggaccaacagctttaagtCCCATCTGAGGGATGCagattattatcattatttttctaAGGTTTCCTGTGAAAAGCACACTGAAGATTTGTTTCTATTTGTTCCAATCTTAGGCAATGGATACAAAGGCCCTCATCAAATTGAACTTCCACAAGAATTCTGGTGGTAAGTTGGAACCTTGATAAAATCAGATCTAATTTACCAATAAAGCAATTTCTTGGCAATaatgattatacagaaatgaattgtctcttaaagccattggacactttcagtaaacagtgttgtccaaggcccacactttgtgtatcacaacttatatataaaataacaaacctgtgaaagtttaggctcaatcggtcatcggagtcgggagaaataacgggaaaacctacgtacccttgtttccgcacgttcgccgtttcatgacatgtgtttaaaggcacctggaaatagatttttgttttccttcaaacattagagtatattgtgtgggggtgactccgcctaccccttttgtgacgtcaatcgaggaagactttgcctcgatcgacatcgaacacacgtacgtgcaagtacattcaagtcctagtcgtgagtgtgtacgttttgaaaaagtttttttcttgcaattttgcggcaatgtcgaccaggtgtattgctgctggatgcagcaaaacaactaaagatggtgtcagtttgccaagttgtccggtccgacgtcttttccagcgctgtgcggcaaacacttcgagccgtcgtgcttcgagaatccggaatacactacacatttgacatgaagagaaaagttcttttctaaaacatgacgccatcccaataatttgtccagctagtggaaaagtcgaagaaggtacctgaaagacgtaacgaacctagatgagcatttgcctaacgtgaaaaaaatcaggtattgtttcaactttgagggcatgtttttagcttgtgcAAGCGTCACTATactgtgttggcactgcatgcgatttaTCGCGCCTCgtttgacgtcacgaacagcgccctctcgggtcgggctttttttcaaatttgtaaataacatggaaactaatttttgtaaaccttagttagttgtttattcatattccactcttaaaaacacatattttagtgacaaaagctttattttgacaaaataacacttccaggtgactttaaaataaatccgtaattctcgataacgagaattgataattgtttgaatgttttctcaaaaagtaaagcatttcatggaataatatttcaagagaagtctttcaccatgaccttctgtaaacccaagttatttgtaaatctgtgattttttttttttttctgttccgaaagtgtataatggcttgaAGGGATAATCTtcagatacatgtacgtgtaccaTCAacttttgcaagaaaatgttgGCGTATATCAAAAATGAGAgtgtcaaaatatttgtcagTTGTGTAACATTAATTGTCTTCTTCCAACTTCATCAATTAAGTGTTtggtttcttttaaaaatactttCTCCCTATAGGTAAATACCATTGTCCGGTCACCTTTAAAGTATTCAATGCAAACACACACATTGTTGGCGTCAAACCTACAGGCAATGTGTATGCGTAtgaggtaagtttttatgctaataaatattgttAGTAATGCCTtttgtctagtgcctttaagttggaAATGTAATTATACTTCAAACTTCAATTTTTGTCTACATGTCTTCAAATCCGTTGCTCACCAGTCGCCATCATACATGTTCATATCTGACATTCTATATCTATATGTCCCACCGAGTTCTCTACACTCTTCCTCAGAGAACCTCTTGGCCGAACATCGCATCGTCTCTAGAACTGGTTTACGTGCATTTTCTGCTGCTGCTCCAAATGTATAGAACTCATTACCATCACATCTTCGCCATGCAACTACACTTGGACAATTCAAGAAACTACTCTAGACTCATTAATCCTGAAATActtgactgttttatttgaCTATCAGTGGAACATCTTCTAtagttttgacttttgtttcATCTTCTGTAGGCACTTTATATTCTTAAAAAGGCACCTGATATAAATGCTGATATGTAGAGTGTCATTGCCGagtgaattcaagttctggtgctgattcaccagAGTGAGGGTTTGAAttccggttgtgacacttgtgtgcttgagcaagatacttttctATAATTGCtactcttcacccaggggtataaatgggtacctgcgagggtagagcttggtattgtgtatgaaaagccacaagcgcattacaggcagctcagggctgtatactccccagcgagctgagaaacattacagggatgttaacTATATAAAAATTTGTTGTTATGTATGTATATATGTATACAGATTTGAACCCTTTTTTGGACTTTGATTACTATTCAGGCAATTGAGCAGCTGAACATTAAGACCAAGAACTGGAAGGACCTTTTGACGGATGAACCAATCACCAGAAAGGACCTGATCACGCTACAAGATCCCAGCCATTTGGACAAGTTCAATATCTCTGCCTTCTATCATGTGCAGAATAACATCAAAGTGGAGACTGAAAGTAAGTGTCATAATAACAGCATTGAACATTTGGATAAGACATCAATAcgcaaacccacactctgatcagcagagatGGGCTCGAATccaaataggagactttccaacactaggtggcagcagacataccgggtaaatttccattgtttacgtagttctgaacatgcgcataattctgagaacaatggatttacccggtaagtctgctgccctctatcgtcccagaaagtctcccattgtgacacctgtgtccttaagcaagacgcttAATAATGAGCGAGACAGAAAGCCATTAGTCATTCGTATTGTATAACACAGGTAAACGAACCCCTTCAATTACACTGTGAACGATCTGGATGTGATTTCTCAGAAAAATGGTAAGGTGGCTCACCTGGATGTGATATGGGTAGGGCTTGTATGTGATATTGGCAGGGATGTTATATCACATCCAAGTGAGCCACCTCACAATTTTTGTAGAGAAATTACATCCAGGCCGTTCACAGTGTTATCAAAAAGAGGATGGGCTTCgcccctggtgttcctggttttatAAATTACAATGTCCCTTTCACATGTATTACATTTATTTGTCTACTTTGTTCTCTCCCTGCTCTGTTTTGTACTTAAACTGGATACAAAATAAACTTGTTAGAAAAACTGTGTCTCTGAAGTTAAACCTTTTTGTTCATCATATCCGCAGGTGAGAAGAGAGCAAAGGAAGGAGCAAATTACTACATGAATTCCACCAACTCTGAGACTAAGAACATTCTGAAGGAACTGTACAGAGACTACAAACCTGCAGTGAGTACTTGGGAGCTAGCCTGATAGACCATGCAAGGCTCACACAAATTAAAGCATTTTCGGGAAACTGTTGGCTTTCTCTGTTGGCATTGACATACACATTAATAATCAAACACTTGTACACAGTGTAATTTTACACTTTGTTGAAGCACAGAATGATGTGTAATAAAGCACCATGATTTTACGAACTCTTTATTTGCGTATCCACTATAAGCCCTGATGATGGTTAAAATTTAGCCTATAAGTTGGGAACATGCACGTCGTACACATCAGGGCTGGCACTTGCAAAGCAGTCCACTGCCCCAAGTTCTAGCAGATTCTTTTCATTTGTATTGGggttttaaacagtttttacaGTTAAATTCTGAATCAGGTTGGTTACCCTGTGGGAATTCTGTGGGAATTTTGCACATAAAGAAATGGTGGTGATTGGCCAATGCATGGGGAGGGGAGCTTGTGAAGTGTGCAGTGTTACTTTTATTAGATCATAATTAATAGTAAGTATTAATCAACTTATTTTGGGTCATTAGCTTAAACTGTTCTTtcgtcattttgtttgttttaaaggaaaagAAGGAAGATGACACAAAGGGTGCAGACCACCTAAATGCTGTAAGTATTTCAGCTGATTATTCATGAATGTACCTGACTTAAATTTGCTCCTACTCTAACTTGCTCGGTAGATTAACAAATGTGCTCCTTCACAAGCTTGTGGCAGAATCATTCTCCTTTATTGATTTACATtgtaacaaagaaataaaagatTCCAGATTCTGTTTGTACTACACAGGTTTGCTTCAGAAATGTAAATGAgaatttttgtaaatgttatgCTGGATATCCTACTCTGAACGCAGCCCTGTGTGTTGTCAATATAGTCATATTGATATCATGTGTCCTGTTCATTATATTGGTATATTTTACTAACATTATCACATAGTGGTAGAGAATCATAGGTCAGATTTTGAAAACAtcaacattatgagaaacataGTATGTTTTACTCTCATTTAATTGAATGGCACCCAAAACAAAGATTTTgactaatagggagaccgccaacatgtCCATGTAGGGCtggatggctcagttggtagagcgtcaaTACATTTATCTGGAcgttgttggttcgagtccacCTTTAGTAAATTTTTTTGTCGTTCAAACCCAAACCATTTAATTAAATACTTTTCAACTGTTTATAATAATTCATTTGAAATGGAAATGTGAgtctttaatttgattttgttaagTATcgttagtttgttttattgtatacatacaTGCATTGTACATAGTGAAATGCATTTTGGTTTTTGAATtgatttaaaatgtttacaactGTGCATAAATTCTCAAGTGAATGGACATAAACAACATAATAAAAAACCGATGTACACTAAaacaacattcataaatacctcagacagtttcgctgttccatttggtggagagcgcgtcacgtgggtgtgtataaacctttgtttatgaccagtaaaaagtgttgaaacatgggcatgacacgcgagtttgcacctgtgcttataagacagtttcttcattcctattggtcgagagcatcggccaagacagttgtgccacatcacgcgatacgtgcgacgtgcacagcattcccttataaggagttgtttacccgagggccttgactgggccttaccattttcatagctggaggggtgttgcattgaaaaaaatcattaaaaaattataatttttgcatttattttactttttgaccataagtgttgatgtttttataccgaaaaggtatttatgaatgggaatcaaagtgtgttgaattggtttttaactagtgctttaaacctgccgaggcctggttttgataatttacctcgacttcgtctcggtaaaattatcaagaaccaggcctcgttgggattaaaccactagttgaaaacctcttcaccacacattgattcccttaataaactACAACATTATCTTTTTTCTGATACATGGCTACCCTTTGTATGTTTAGGCTCATTACAGCACGGGAATGGTTGCAGCAGGTTTCACCTCTACGGTCATGAGTCCAGAAACATCACAAAAAGCAGGTAAGCATCCATGGGTTGGTCTTTCCTTTtataacatctcttataatcgttgcggtacccgctgccaaaacatagaattcaaactgcctctagctaccgggcaacctcggtagtctagttggtaagacactgctctagggTTGCTctagatggtttaaggagtgatttaaggcccagtgaccagggataataatgtgaagcgctttgggaagccctctgggtgtgaaaagcgctatataaaaacgggttattattgttattattgcaagggtcgtgggttcgaatcctgcccgagtaacatgcatgtgatattttttcacaggactcggggaaagtgctgagtatacagtgctaacacacatagatgtatgggtaaaacctaaagttaatattttccttttactgtttATACAATTTGCTGGCCTGAGAGTTTAAAGGTGGGGTCATAGATTGATTTTTCTGAATATTTTACCAATCCatcacactacatgtacctctaaaCCCTTAACAGATATCATGACATAAGATTCTTACCATACCTGAAATACATGATACCAAATACATGATACCATTCACCAGGACAGGGGTCTACACACAGTCATTTTTTCCCAATAGCATTAGgatatggaacaatctcccggtAGACCTGATCAACTGTACAACTCTTGCTAGCTTTAAGCAGGGTGTACAGTCAGTCCAGCTCCGCTAGGTCAGCCTGAGCTGTTTTTAGCCGCACGTTCACTGTTCACCCACCTGCACTGTATATGTCTACACCCTCGCATGCACACAACTACCACAGTACGCAATACACCAGATGGTGGACTGTACTTTcacggaagaagaagaagaagtttttcttttttaaagacactggacatctgtggtggtaattgtcaaagaccagtcttctcacttggtgtatctcatcatatgaacaaaacaacaaacctacaaaatttgaacttaactactcgttgaagttgcgagataatgattgaagaaaaaatacccttgtcacacaaagttgtgtgcattcagatgcttgatttcgggacctcaaaatctaattctgaggtctcaaaatcaaattcaaatattttggtggaaatttacttctgtctcgaaaactatgttacttcagagggagccgaatcccacaatgttttatactatcaacagctctctattgcttgttaccaagtaagtttttatgctaacaattattttgagtaataaccaatagtgtccagtgcctttaaaacagtctaCAAGGAACTAAAACAGGTACAGGTACCGCACATAATTAATAAGAACTTTTCATTTCACATCATTTTCTTTCAGCTGTAATTGATGAGGATGTTATCAGATATGAGCGAGTGAAGAAAAAAGGTTACGTTCGTCTGATGACCAGCAAGGGAGTTCTGAACCTTGAGCTTCACTGTGATTTGGTCAGTATTGATTGAATTATAGAATAACAGTGTCAGGACCCAGTCTTCACTGGTAATGACTGTCACTTACCCATTAATACAATCTAGtcaatgaacaaaacaaacaaaacctgaTAGAAATGTTATGAGTTGGTGACCTCTCTTTTCTGTGGTATTCTCAAACTTTTTGTAGCCGCGTTCAAGCTGTGTCTTTAATCTGATAAGTTTTTGTGTAGCGCCTATTCTCTTTCATATGGTCtaatatgaatgtttttttttaaagaacttatTCATATATTGGCTTCATGCTTTCTGATGTGTGTGTTCTTTGTGCGATATGAGTTTGTGACTATCCTCGACCTGTTTGTAGTCAGGTACAAGTGCTGCTTTTTAGGATGAGAAGTGTTTGTGTAACACTTAGTTTCTTACATATGATTCAATATAAATGCATATTTATAAGAACCAAACAATGTATTGGCTTTATGCTTTACAATGTGCGTTACAATGTGTGAGCCACCTAAGCAAAAATCACTCAATGTCTGCACATTCTTGCATACACTTGTTCGCGCGCATGCATGCGGAATCGACTACTCAACAACTTGCAAAAATGTGACCAAGCCCCAAGTGGATAAAATCTCCAAGGTTAGTTATAATTCATTTCCAAACTGCTGTTTGTTTCACTGTTTGTTGAATTGCTGTTAAATTGGCAACTTCTCGTCTGATCATTCTGATCTTCTCTTTTTATCGTTTAGTTTCATAGAAAATTGTAAAACACAGCACAAGTTTGTGTATGTTTTGCCATGTCTTCTATTTTGCAACTACCAAGTTGCATTCATACAGTATTATGTGGTATTTCATGTCGTTAATGCACTCATATGCTTTTCATAGATTGATCGTAAATTTTGACACTCATGGACTTTATAAAgtgttttggggttgaaaaCTTCTTCCTTTGTTCATTTCTGAATGCGCTAAATTTATGTGTATTTAATGACGTATTGTATAAATTATGTTGTGTatattttctgtttatttaTAATGTGCATATGTATACTTTCAGACCATAAAAGGTAATTAATATTGCatttatttgttgctttgtCAATATTATCTTTTCCAGCTGCTTTTGAATTGTTGATTTATGTAGTTTTAATCCATTTACGTATTAATGAAGACATGCAATgtacttgtattttgtttcttactactcggttttcattattttattattgacattcatttattttattctataACACCCCACTCCCTTTATAATCCGTCTTCAAGGTGACCATATTTTAAGACAAATCCCTAGAAACCAAATAATTTTATTCataatttaaacattttctaTTCCAGGTCAAAAAAACTTGTGAGAATTTCTTAAAATTGATTGCCAAGGGCTACTACAAGGGAACGATATTCCACAGGTCCATCAAAAACTTCATGGTAAGCATTCAAGTTTCATTTAGTGGGTTCTTACTGTTTGCTTTCAAACTGCATTTTCAGAGACTGTTCACCATTTTTATCATGAACATTTTGCTATGTACAATGTAGCTCATCATGTACAGTGATCCATCAATAAACTACAAAGTTCTCTGTTTTTGGTTGTGCTTTTCAGTCACCAGTCAACTTTTCAGACAACTACTcagttaattaaaaataaacaagtttatTAAAACTATAATCCTCTTTGAACATTCATGTCttcttttttcaatgtttgcttTTATTTATACCTCTGTACATAGATTCAAGGCGGGGATCCAACAGGGACTGGCAAAGGTATGTTTTAACATTTACTAAAAACTACCCAAGTGTGAACCATAAGCCATTGTATAGTGTCTATGTTGTATAAATATGTTGTACtttcttttgtatttgtataaattttgcTTGTTCAGCCCCATGAGCGTCATGcctgacggacctgagcgctctataagaggccactattattattattattttcacacGAGAGTAATTTAGCATggttcctttggttaaatgtagcatggttgtaaaatttttacaaaatttaccttgtgtgaagggacaacaattttttttactgaccAGGGTCCCTggaaaatcttgtcaaacattgctacattttgttgGAGTTCCGGACCTCTTCCAAGTTTTGACCATGGACGTGACCGAAATTATCATGAACtaacttttgtttgtagaaagaCATCCTGTGCGAAGTCTTTCACACTGCACATGCAAGGCAACATTTTTGTGTGACCTTTTGCATCGCATGTCAAGGGGCTGTATAAAACCATTCATGCTGGTGCTGCTCCTTACAGGATTGTTTAGCCCATGATGGTTGTTGGCTGTATGAAAGCTTGCTAAATCATGCACACAATGACAACGATGAAACCATCCTGACCATTTTGTAATTGCAGAAAGATTTATAGCAATAACTGagctttaaaaaatacatgttttctCAATTTGTTTATCTTCCAATAGGAGGTGAGTCTGCGTGGGGTGACCCAATTAAGGATGAGTTCAAGCTAGGCCTTTCTCACACAGGCCGAGGTATTCTCAGCATGGCCAACTCAGGACCAGACACCAACAAATCACAATTGTAAGTATGCGCTTCACACGTCCACCATTTCTGCCTTTGTTTGGAGTCAATTCCATTGTGCACATATTGACTCccaaattgactcccaaaatggctgaCAGATTGGGCGTGTGTAGGTGAGGTGTGCGTTTTGCATGGGTTCTATATAAATGAGAGACATTTTAAGTTGTGgaaacattgggtgcgttcgtttagcttccctgggttgagcccggtctgccccagtacgttcgaatagctttgacggggctcacccgggtcagctcccagtgccctgcttgtggagtgggtcacttgagggtgacccgaggtgcatgccatcaccacgagagggcgagtgtgatgttcgattagctcttgtcaggggctcacccgagtgagcactgcggggtcgacccagggaagctaaactaaCGCACCCATTGTGTGGAAGAGTTTTCTCTGGACATAATTTCTCTGACTATtttgcagaattttttttaataaatttttcGAAACCAAACAAGGTGTaatgttgatttttgttcatatatattttgtatCAAATTAAATGTTATCACACTTTACTACTCATGTCAccaaatatttcattttatgtTGGTCATTCAACTTTTCATGAATTGCATTTGTTTATTGCATTTATGTACTGTAAAAGTGTATGCCTTGTAGTGTATCTTTATATTATTGCTATGGTTATGAAGTGTTTTtcagttatttattttaaaatatgtcAACTGCATTAAAAGTGAAATGAATGTCATCACTTTCGACCCTAGTAGAATCTTTCTcaacacacataaacaggtATACTGCAATAAATGTGAAACATTTAGCATTTGCTTTGTTTACTATACttattgtattgtttagttTGTGTTGTTATAATATTACTCATGTGAAATACATCTTTCAAAACCGTTTGATAAATGAAGagattttattgtgttttttattttattttttacattctCCACTTAGTTTCATCACGTATAGATCCTGCAAG
Above is a genomic segment from Asterias rubens chromosome 5, eAstRub1.3, whole genome shotgun sequence containing:
- the LOC117290042 gene encoding RING-type E3 ubiquitin-protein ligase PPIL2-like, whose amino-acid sequence is MGKRQHQSDKMYITSKEWAAFYGGKKPDTGERAAFRRLPYDHCSLSFQPFEHPYCTKDGVIFDLVSIMPYIKKYGTNPITGEAMDTKALIKLNFHKNSGGKYHCPVTFKVFNANTHIVGVKPTGNVYAYEAIEQLNIKTKNWKDLLTDEPITRKDLITLQDPSHLDKFNISAFYHVQNNIKVETESEKRAKEGANYYMNSTNSETKNILKELYRDYKPAEKKEDDTKGADHLNAAHYSTGMVAAGFTSTVMSPETSQKAAVIDEDVIRYERVKKKGYVRLMTSKGVLNLELHCDLVKKTCENFLKLIAKGYYKGTIFHRSIKNFMIQGGDPTGTGKGGESAWGDPIKDEFKLGLSHTGRGILSMANSGPDTNKSQFFITYRSCKHLDKKHTIFGRLVGGMDTLANMERVETDKKDRPKEVITIEDAVVFVNPFDEVDEELASERRKKQEEIESKKDSQPTKVTGVLPSSEEKPATYRRGVGKYIPSTATSPSQAQSTSKRPSETSVSSDATSSSKKKSKSSSKFTDFSAW